A genome region from Ursus arctos isolate Adak ecotype North America unplaced genomic scaffold, UrsArc2.0 scaffold_18, whole genome shotgun sequence includes the following:
- the CFAP157 gene encoding cilia- and flagella-associated protein 157 codes for MAPKKKATKGAKEPEVKKKKGGKKDPNMANKPMETALSEENREFYHIQIRDLEDRLARYQRKWDELAVQEKLFRQEFEQLANNKKEIVAFLKRTLNQRVDEITDLNEQLQSLQLAKEMEKDAFEAQLAQVRHEFQETKDQLTTENIILGGKLAALEEFRLQKEELTDKFTSLEDQLRKQESEYKDYVYNLEKKSVLDKDRLRKEIIQRVNLVATEFRKVATNQMWDTTKRAIIENNTVTLQLSKISRQGMQLLQENEQLKGTQDKLCKQLDLLENTQKVMARHSRGHHKIILMLTEKCLEHQRGTVETEQLRLQLSQLEQSLGQLQQDNQALRSQRDQLNLQLERQQAKAQRQQQELTKEQKVRASLETALAQATVFLQDILQMQPDEEDGDFDVVFQLQLKEMLQQLLTMLSAATLLSPQPAVWPRRESQPHGPRKESQPSTQPPKMGSLPQQLSSITPYQPGDLGVVPRRAHIPPNPEDLRLLSHTTRVGTLQAHSCPEIHTSGSPKRFKKFSLPEVSLLSK; via the exons ATGGCTCCCAAAAAGAAGGCAACCAAGGGGGCCAAGGAGCCCGAGGTCAAGAAGAAGAAAGGTGGCAAGAAGGATCCCAACATGGCCAACAAGCCCATGGAAACGGCTTTAAGCGAGGAGAACCGAGAATTCTACCACATCCAGATCAGAGACCTGGAGGACAGGCTGGCCCG gtaCCAGCGCAAGTGGGACGAGCTGGCTGTTCAGGAGAAGCTGTTCCGCCAGGAGTTTGAGCAGCTGGCCAACAACAAGAAGGAGATCGTGGCCTTCCTCAAGCGCACACTCAACCAGCGCGTGGATGAGATCACTGACCTCAATGAGCAGCTCCAAAGCCTGCAGCTGGccaaggagatggagaaagatgCCTTTGAGGCACAGCTAGCCCAGGTGCGCCATGAGTTCCAGGAGACCAAGGACCAGCTCACTACGGAGAACATCATCCTTG gggggaagcTGGCAGCTCTGGAAGAGTTCCGGCTGCAGAAGGAGGAGCTCACAGACAAGTTCACGTCGCTGGAGGACCAGCTACGGAAGCAGGAGAGTGAATACAAGGATTACGTGTACAACCTAGAGAAGAAGTCCGTGCTGGACAAGGACAG ACTGAGGAAAGAGATCATCCAGCGTGTGAACCTGGTGGCCACCGAGTTCCGCAAGGTGGCCACTAACCAGATGTGGGACACGACGAAGCGGGCCATCATAGAGAACAACACGGTCACCCTGCAGCTGTCCAAGATATCCCGGCAAGGCATGCAGCTGCTGCAGGAGAATGAGCAGCTCAAGGGCACCCAGGACAAGCTGTGCAAACAGCTGGATCTGCTGGAAAACACCCAGAAGGTCATGGCCAGGCATAGCAGAGGCCACCATAAG ATCATCCTCATGCTGACCGAGAAGTGCCTCGAGCATCAGCGGGGCACAGTGGAGACCGAGCAGCTGCGCCTCCAGCTGAGCCAACTGGAGCAGAGCCTTGGGCAGCTGCAGCAGGACAACCAGGCTCTGAG GAGTCAGAGAGACCAGCTGAACTTGCAGCTGGAGAGGCAGCAAGCTAAGGCACAACGGCAACAGCAGGAGCTGACCAAAGAGCAGAAGGTTCGGGCAAGTCTGGAGACAGCCCTGGCCCAAGCCACCGTCTTCCTACAGGACATTCTACAG ATGCAACCCGATGAGGAGGACGGCGACTTTGATGTTGTGTTCCAGCTACAGCTCAAGGAGATGCTGCAGCAGCTGCTGACCATGCTCAGCGCGGCCACGCTCCTAAGTCCCCAGCCGGCGGTGTGGCCCCGGCGAGAGAGCCAGCCCCATGGCCCACGCAAGGAGAG CCAGCCCAGCACCCAGCCACCCAAGATGGGGTCTCTGCCCCAGCAGCTATCCAGCATCACACCCTACCAGCCGGGGGACCTGGGCGTGGTACCTCGACGGGCCCACATCCCACCCAACCCTGAGGACCTCAGGCTGCTCTCACACACCACCCGTGTGGGAACCCTCCAGGCGCAC